aagtactcaaatataaataaagatcaaaaggattttttctttttgggtgAGCTTAAGTCGCCCAATGAGTTGTAAACAATGGCATTTTGCCACTGGCCAAACAACAGTAATCCAATTACTGTTGTGAATAGAATACAATATATGCAATTAATCAATTCATGTAATTAAGATCAAGAATAAAACATAAGagtaatggaaaaaaatatattaaatagtagAAATAACAAAGAATGAAGATACATTATGTCTAACCTGAAAATATAGGAAAACACTAATGGTTTGTAAAGGAGATATCTAATTTATAAGATGCATAGCCACTGgtttttataatatgaataaatGGAAAACGTTTTAAATTCCAAAACAATAaaccatatattttatattggttcactcaacCTAAACTATgctaatttttttctaaataattctTAATAGGTTCTACTAATCTTTTACAAAGATTTCACGAGTTTTACCTCTctaacattattacaacaagtattcttactttttttttgtttactctTGTCTCAAATAACTATTGTCTTTGGCGCCTTATTGGGTTAAGAGTTTTGGGCTTTACCCATTTTCTTAAAACCAGGTCTGATTTGTTTTTGGGTACGACATATAATTGGACATCGCTGCTGCGATTGTTAATGACTTTGGTGTAAAGGATCACGGTCCTTTACTAGGGAGTATGGTGTTGACCCGGACCAGCACCTATACAcgagagaaaataaaatggttagttgatgtgaaaagaaaaatactagtatgaaaactaattataaaaagaaatgcTGCCTcgtaatatattattaacatatttttttaattgttagatgaaattgattataaaattttctagatattgcatttttaatgtaattttatccaatacaaaataatgtattattaaaaatattggaaACTGTATTTGTTAACTTTCTTTAATAACAATATCTCAACAAATGCTGATCAAAGatagaaagaagaaggaaaaattaatCAAAGTGAAGGGAGAACACACTCACCATTTGGATCTGTTTGTGGCGAAGATTGATAGATGCAAGGGCATATATTGACACCACGAAAGAATCAGAAAGCAAAGAATATCAACACTccattataaacaaaacaagGCTTTATGTCACAAAGTTCACTTATTAAATAAACTTGATATCTAAAACATAAACCtaattttctaactttttttttaaagaattgaaTTCTTGGTTGCCTATGGACCGATAAACATTATTAGTTGATTTCATTAATTAACAATATAGGTCTCATTGTTTAATTGGATATGCATGTTATTTTGGGATATGCAAGTCTTAAGCTGAATTCGAGGTTGGAGATGGTTGAGGAGCATTGTAATAGACTGGACAAGACAGGTAAGAGGTTGATCGAGCACTGTAGCAAACCAGATGGGCTATTGAGAAGATTGGCCGAACTGTTGGGAAGCTCAGATACATTTTGTTCCACTCATCCAGAACATGTGAGAGGGTATCGGTAAAAGGCACTTCGATGCTTAAGTTAGTAGATGACCATTTGCATAACTAAAATTGCATATTATGTGCATGATGTCTGAAGTATACttgagacctttatttatagtacTTGTGATGgatctttatattttgttggcCTAATGACAACCCAATCATACCTTAACTTGTATTAGGGACTTAATTTGATCATACTGTACTTGATCAACGATGTTGTTTGGCCATACTGTTTGGGTGGTCGGCTTGAGTGATCGGTCACATAATCGGCCTCAGAATTGTTCTAAGTGGTGCCTACTTAAACTAAAGGCTTGGTCcgatatgaaagaaaaagaaactaaaccTTGTAAAGAAGCAGATGGAGAGTAAATTACACAATCAAGcgattaatgaaaattaaaccaTATTTCATTGTGAGAGAGTTGACATCGATTAGACCAGACCAacctgtcaacacccaatttcgtccgggtgactaataATAAGacatgtttttacttttgttttattttatttttatttcatttttaactattcgatttagtttttattttattatttggaatttaattttagttgtcgtttgaatttattgttttaaaaaaaaaaagaaaagaaagaaaaaagaaaagaaataaaaagaaataaagaaaaaaacgtgttttaaaaaaaaaaaaaaaaagtttgttggcAAGGGATTTTTGGGGATCAAGAGTGGTGGGCTAGGGGTGAGCTGGCAaaaagggtttagggtttttgatgaaaaaaaaagaaaacggttAGGAAAAAATGAGTAACGGTTTTGGAAGAAAAAGGTATCGAAGGTTTTAGGGAAAAGGGGATTTTTGgacaagaaaaggaagagaaccGAGAGACTTGGAGAGGATTTTGGTATCATCAAGGCAGAGAGAAACAATTGGGAAGGcaatcaaaggaaaaaaaaaaggcaagtGAAAGAGGAAACTCAACTCCTCGAGGGTGCCTTCGTTTCAGTATCATCATCTGAGAGGTAAGGCATTATGTGTATGTTGATATGGTTGTTAAGTTGTATGCTCATCGTGACTTTGTTTGCGATTGTTATTACTGTGAATCAATTCTCCTTTTCATTGTTGTGCATCGTCATCACTGATTACCACCGTTGTTGTTGAGATTTATCACCCCTGTTTCCACCATTACGGTGGATTTTGCCATATGACCTTCGTTTCATAATACCCTATGCACTGGAAACNTCCATTGACAAAAGTTGTGCATCAAATACCTAAActtctcttccttttcaaaTTAACCCCAAAACCACCAAAAACCCAAACATCATCACAGCAAATAAATCAACNGAAACAAGAGAGACCAATGAAATCCATTCTCAATCTCTATCGCTACTGGTTATCAAGATCGAACTTTGTTATCTTGATTTCAACTACACTATACACATTCACCTTATCTTGCTGAAATCTCAATCAAAAACAGTTCATAACAGAGTCATCATCTCTCAATAATTTCTACACAGAttcatttaaattgattttcaaatcgTTGGTTAACAATACAATGTACAAATTTTTTTCTGGCTATCTTCCTGACCTTGGCAAGAGATTGATAATATGAACTGTCTGCTTCTTCCACAAATTGTATCATTGTTGTGGTCTCGTTCTTTGCTGTCATGCGTGCTCTGTGTAAATGGTTTTTTTTGCTCGCTGGCAATGGGGGTTTTGTTGGGCAAATCGCGTGTTAATACTTGCGGCTTCNGACAACCACCGTTCATCNGAATCGGAGGCAACTCCGTTAGCTGATGATGATGGGGTGGGGCAAACGGAGTGAAGCATCTCCAGCTCGTTGAGTCAGGCGCGATTGGTGGTGAAGTAAGGGTTCTCTTCATTTTTGGCTCGCAGCGACTCCGATAACCTATGGCAAGATGCAACCGACGTCTATCTTCTTCCTCGACACCGGTGAAGACGATGACTCCGGCGAGGCTCGCGGTGGACAGTTCTGGTGGAAGTGACGGGAACGGTGAGGTCTCAAAGTTGAGCTTCCGTTAGCACGAAGGGAAGAGAGGAAATGGCTGGCCACGATTCCGGTGGAGTCGGCCGTCGCAGGTGATGGTTGCGGTGGTGTCTGGTCGGAAGAACTTGGTGGCAGATGGTGTTCNGAGGCATGCGTGAGAGAGAGGCGTGAAGCCTCTGGAGCGGTGGAATGCAGAATGAGAGGATNGGTTTCGAACCCCTTTAGAATTCTAGGTTAAGTTGGAGTCTTGGGCTTGGGTGTCTNGGCTCgcagcttttttttttcttccgcACCCCCTTTTGCTACCATTCGTAGTCTCTTTCTGCTTGGGCTCAAAACTTAGCCTGTCAGCCCCAAAAAACGTTTTTTTTGCacctttatttttgttaagttgCACCTCTTTCGGATTGGGCTTAGGCCCAGTTTGCGTTTGGAAGCCATTTAAGTTAGGCAcccctttttcttatttaggCACCCCTACCccttatattgttttattatttttattttatttttgtatttaacttttaatgtatttattttttactttttattttatttagttatttacttatttgtttttttcccttttcttttaaaaaattcaaaatcaataaaaatatttttgaaaaggtttaagcacacgtgcgaccgctcgcgtaggccttgtgctgaaaaccttttcccttttcttttaaaaattaaaaattaaataaaaatattttgaaagggttcaagcacacgtgcgaccgctcNNNNNNNNNNNNNNNNNNNNNNNNNNNNNNNNNNNNNNNNNNNNNNNNNNNNNNNNNNNNNNNNNNNNNNNNNNNNNNNNNNNNNNNNNNNNNNNNNNNNNNNNNNNNNNNNNNNNNNNNNNNNNNNNNNNNNNNNNNNNNNNNNNNNNNNNNNNNNNNNNNNNNNNNNNNNNNNNNNNNNNNNNNNNNNNNNNNNNNNNNNNNNNNNNNNNNNNNNNNNNNNNNNNNNNNNNNNNNNNNNNNNNNNNNNNNNNNNNNNNNNNNNNNNNNNNNNNNNNNNNNNNNNNNNNNNNNNNNNNNNNNNNNNNNNNNNNNNNNNNNNNNNNNNNNNNNNNNNNNNNNNNNNNNNNNNNNNNNNNNNNNNNNNNNNNNNNNNNNNNNNNNNNNNNNNNNNNNNNNNNNNNNNNNNNNNNNNNNNNNNNNNNNNNNNNNNNNNNNNNNNNNNNNNNNNNNNNNNNNNNNNNNNNNNNNNNNNNNNNNNNNNNNNNNNNNNNNNNNNNNNNNNNNNNNNNNNNNNNNNNNNNNNNNNNNNNNNNNNNNNNNNNNNNNNNNNNNNNNNNNNNNNNNNNNNNNNNNNNNNNNNNNNNNNNNNNNNNNNNNNNNNNNNNNNNNNNNNNNNNNNNNNNNNNNNNNNNNNNNNNNNNNNNNNNNNNNNNNNNNNNNNNNNNNNNNNNNNNNNNNNNNNNNNNNNNNNNNNNNNNNNNNNNNNNNNNNNNNNNNNNNNNNNNNNNNNNNNNNNNNNNNNNNNNNNNNNNNNNNNNNNNNNNNNNNNNNNNNNNNNNNNNNNNNNNNNNNNNNNNNNNNNNNNNNNNNNNNNNNNNNNNNNNNNNNNNNNNNNNNNNNNNNNNNNNNNNNNNNNNNNNNNNNNNNNNNNNNNNNNNNNNNNNNNNNNNNNNNNNNNNNNNNNNNNNNNNNNNNNNNNNNNNNNNNNNNNNNNNNNNNNNNNNNNNNNNNNNNNNNNNNNNNNNNNNNNNNNNNNNNNNNNNNNNNNNNNNNNNNNNNNNNNNNNNNNNNNNNNNNNNNNNNNNNNNNNNNNNNNNNNNNNNNNNNNNNNNNNNNNNNNNNNNNNNNNNNNNNNNNNNNNNNNNNNNNNNNNNNNNNNNNNNNNNNNNNNNNNNNNNNNNNNNNNNNNNNNNNNNNNNNNNNNNNNNNNNNNNNNNNNNNNNNNNNNNNNNNNNNNNNNNNNNNNNNNNNNNNNNNNNNNNNNNNNNNNNNNNNNNNNNNNNNNNNNNNNNNNNNNNNNNNNNNNNNNNNNNNNNNNNNNNNNNNNNNNNNNNNNNNNNNNNNNNNNNNNNNNNNNNNNNNNNNNNNNNNNNNNNNNNNNNNNNNNNNNNNNNNNNNNNNNNNNNNNNNNNNNNNNtccacacctagttgattactcgactgttgtggagatgctatgaagggggccatagctctggTGACCTTTGACCTTTAGGTTTAGGGAACCATCCTGACGAAAGTGCATATATATGACCTTGAACTCAAAACAGTGAACCTTTGTTAGGACACGATGGGAGAAATGTGTACTTCTATAATCCTCACGCTGTccgtttttgtttttgaaaataatgatattGCATTTCATATCATACATGTGTTTTGTTTCGTCATGTTGTTTTATTATCATGCATcattttcatacatcatttagtAACATGTTGATTTTTAGGGGAAATCACAGGTACCTACTTGATTTCATACAAGATGGATGTTGACACAAGATCCGACGCCACACGACACACTGACTCTTCCGATTTAAAAAAGAAGTATAGTCTAAGGACCCATGTTGGAAATTTGGCCGGACTGATAAACTTGGGCAAAAAGCTCAAGACCATAAAAAGGGAGGCCTTTCAAAAAAGATATGGAAATTTGCTGAATTTAATGGAGGTTGAAGTACAAATACCTGCTATCACAGCCTTGGCCCAATATTATGATTCCCCGCTTCGATGTTTCACGTTTCAAGACTTTCAGTTGGCGCCAACTATAGAGGAGTTCGAGCATATTTTGGGTTTGCCATTGGAGGGTACTACTCCCTACCAACATTTAGAACACCATGCCTCTATACCCACCATCGCTGCCCTCATGAAACTACATCCCAAGGAGCTGGAAGACAGGATGATGATGAGAAATCAATTGCACGGGTTGTCACAAGGATATTTGGAGCAATATTTACATCACCTGGTTGATAAGGAGGATTGGGAAACCTTCATGGATGTTTTAGCCCTCACTATATACGGCATTGTCTTGTTTCCTAAAATAGAAGAATTTGTGGATTACGCCGCAATAGACGTCTTCGTAGCAAGAAGAACAAGGTCAGAAAATCCTGTAACAGCGGTTCTTGCAGATGTGTATGGGACCTTGAGTTTTTGCCAggagagaaagggaaagaagatTCTTTGCTGTTTACCAGNGCTGTATACATGGATGACAGCGCGCGTGTTCAAGGAGATGGTTGACGTCAGGAGTCTGTCGGAGACTTTGTCACGCCAAGGGCTAAAAGATAAGGGAGGAAACGACTGGGCCCGTTTCTTTGCTGGCTTGAatgaaaaaagtataaaatggCGTCTTCCTTGGCTCGGAAATAAACTGCCTATACAGCACCGTGGTAACTTTCCTAATGTTCCTCTTATAGGTGCCCGGTACTGTATTAACTACAACCCCCTGCTAGTGCAAAGACAATTTGGGCACCCCATGAGAGGAGCGCCTTCACCAGATTACCTTGCTACCCTATTCATTTATTACGAAGATGGGCATTTCATCGAACTGTTAAGAAAGGTTAAAAGTGCCTGGGAAAATGTTATTCGAGCAGAAAAAGACTCGAGGATCGGAGTGGTGGATAGTAGGGTTAGTTATCGTACTTGGATTCTGGAGAGGGTGAAAGTAATTAAGTTGCCTTTCAGGCCAACCAACAGTCAATCAGTCAGTGAAGAACCATCCCAAGCCCCAGAGAATGAAGAAGTGAAACAATTGAAGGCTGAGATGGAGAAATTGAAGGTGAAGAATGCTAGACTGGAAAACGAATTACAGAAGGCGCGTAATGATCTTGTGGATATGAGGaatgataatgaagaaaaatcaCGGGCTTATGAGAATATTGTCAAAAGCCAGAAGGCTGAGAGGGATTTTACATTCCGAGTAAAGCAAGATCTTGCGGCTGCGAGCAAGGAATTATCCATGAGGGTAAAGGAGAAGAACATGGCTTTAGATGAAGGNNNNNNNNNNNNNNNNNNNNNNNNNNNNNNNNNNNNNNNNNNNNNNNNNNNNNNNNNNNNNNNNNNNNNNNNNNNNNNNNNNNNNNNNNNNNNNNNNNNNNNNNNNNNNNNNNNNNNNNNNNNNNNNNNNNNNNNNNNNNNNNNNNNNNNNNNNNNNNNNNNNNNNNNNNNNNNNNNNNNNNNNNNNNNNNNNNNNNNNNNNNNNNNNNNNNNNNNNNNNNNNNNNNNNNNNNNNNNNNNNNNNNNNNNNNNNNNNNNNNNNNNNNNNNNNNNNNNNNNNNNNNNNNNNNNNNNNNNNNNNNNNNNNNNNNNNNNNNNNNNNNNNNNNNNNNNNNNNNNNNNNNNNNNNNNNNNNNNNNNNNNNNNNNNNNNNNNNNNNNNNNNNNNNNNNNNNNNNNNNNNNNNNNNNNNNNNNNNNNNNNNNNNNNNNNNNNNNNNNNNNNNNNNNNNNNNNNNNNNNNNNNNNNNNNNNNNNNNNNNNNNNNNNNNNNNNNNNNNNNTTAACAAAAGATAAACCTAAACTATTCCTATAGGCTACGTAACAAAAGAATTAGCAAAGAGAAAGCCAAAACAGATTTAgaacaaaacaaatgaaaaatagaacCTAATTATGAAAAGAATCCTAATTGAAAACTCAAAACAAAGCATGAAACTTAAAACAGAACAAGTAACTGATTAAAAGGAAGAGGCAATAAcaacaggaaaagaaaagaacctaagctaaaaatgaaagaaagaactTTAGACCTAAGAACAATTATCAATAAAgctaaaaactaaactaaaacagATCAGTACAAAAATAGGTATTTACAAACTAAagcaagaattaaaaaaaaccaGACCAGACCTAGACTAAGGGAAAAAcaactcagaaaaaaaaaattacacctaTTTTATTGCAAAAAGAGATACTAAACAAGGTTATTTAcatcaaaaaaaaattgaacctgTACCTtcccacccccacacttaagaggcacattgCCCTCAATGTGTGAGTGGGTAAGGCTTCCTAATAACAACACAGACATCAACAAGTATATGTAATAGGTATATACAAGACAAACAACATCAGATATTTACATAACAGAAactgaaaaacacaaaaataagtaGAATTGAACAGTAGCAAAACAAGTATGTACAAGACAGATAACCAAAGGATATACAAGAATTAAAAGCACAACTGAAACAAAGAATGTATATGGCAGAACTAgaatttaacaagaaatatGTACAATAGAATCAAGAAAACTGAAcacaatgaagaaaaaaaatgtataagaaCAAAACTAGAAAAGCAAAACTAAAACTACAAAGCTAccataaaaggaaaatttattcaaatagggccacaaatcaaaattgatctttttaatttttatattatgaataacaTATTTTCTATCCTAGTATTTATGATACTACCTATTATTATTCTATCTACTAGAAAATTTCTAAaactatgaaaaagaaaagacaggAAAAAGCTtatgatggcaacccctaaagggacttaCCATCCAAGAAGTAGCAACTTAcactaagactaagaaagggaagttgattgaaAACTTAAATCTTTACTTCTTAAAGTCTTAGCAAGTTTCTCTTTAACTAAATACAtcttactttgttttgtaggacaTTAATAAGGCTTGCCAAACACTTAGAAGAATTGCCAAGCAAAGGAGACAAGAGGAGCCTTGTTCAGGGCCAACACTTCATTTAGCAACATGTTTCCTACATGGATACACCAGCTGCCAACACCTTTTCCACGTGCAATATACCTTGTAGCACCTTGCAGCACCTTTTCCATGTTTACCACGTGGACAACAACTTCTTGAAGCTTATGATCCATATCTTCCACGTGCAAAATGCCAAACTTCCATTGTACACTTCTTTTCCAACACATTTGTAATAAGTTCATGGCTTGCATTACACGACTCATAGGctctcttcatctataaaagagaagcCAAATCCTTTGTAATGGTAACTTGAATGAAATTAGTGTTATGCTGTCAAAATTCAGCCACTTCTCTCAAGTTCAAATTCTTTGCTAGCTTTAGCTTTGcatcctctagcttctttccccttaggaaagcCTTCTGAGCTAGAATTCTATCCACACCTTCATCCAAACACGTCcaaacattttatcaaacacctgTCGTGCATTGTATCCATCAACTTCGTTTTccattccgctgcgtcattcTGGATCAAGGAGCCACTCCTTCTTGAAGATTGAAGGACGTTCCTATCAGCTTATCAGTCTGTTTCTCAGGCACTCAATCACTCCTTGCAGCAACTTCCTGGCTGCACCAATCTGTTTCTGCCAGGAATTAGTTGGATCAGCACTACTCTCTCAAGTGCCAGGTTCTGCTTCTCATTTTCCTAAGCAAACTGCTGCAGTAGCAATAGCTCC
This genomic interval from Vigna radiata var. radiata cultivar VC1973A chromosome 8, Vradiata_ver6, whole genome shotgun sequence contains the following:
- the LOC106770255 gene encoding uncharacterized protein LOC106770255; amino-acid sequence: MDVDTRSDATRHTDSSDLKKKYSLRTHVGNLAGLINLGKKLKTIKREAFQKRYGNLLNLMEVEVQIPAITALAQYYDSPLRCFTFQDFQLAPTIEEFEHILGLPLEGTTPYQHLEHHASIPTIAALMKLHPKELEDRMMMRNQLHGLSQGYLEQYLHHLVDKEDWETFMDVLALTIYGIVLFPKIEEFVDYAAIDVFVARRTRSENPVTAVLADVYGTLSFCQERKGKKILCCLPXLYTWMTARVFKEMVDVRSLSETLSRQGLKDKGGNDWARFFAGLNEKSIKWRLPWLGNKLPIQHRGNFPNVPLIGARYCINYNPLLVQRQFGHPMRGAPSPDYLATLFIYYEDGHFIELLRKVKSAWENVIRAEKDSRIGVVDSRVSYRTWILERVKVIKLPFRPTNSQSVSEEPSQAPENEEVKQLKAEMEKLKVKNARLENELQKARNDLVDMRNDNEEKSRAYENIVKSQKAERDFTFRVKQDLAAASKELSMRALNHSLQQLPGCTNLFLPGISWISTTLSSARFCFSFS